A window of the Trichoderma asperellum chromosome 6, complete sequence genome harbors these coding sequences:
- a CDS encoding uncharacterized protein (TransMembrane:1 (o47-66i)~EggNog:ENOG41): MGTSANKAEEEMLILKFDEESTLERQPSRLELRICDLVPKFSANASGYLIIFLLNLACSALILQFYSSYYTSMENEPWEYYSPILNYIKLPFRTKQISARLFPESSDPMAIFAAPPSKEVDDAWSKVSRNMIFGLTRQDLLRLGKDPATAVKYSPDWNISNGEERYLGVLDAFHQVHCLNMLRQNLIINYDYYWGKVFGFRPEAFRERHLSHCTSILLQNIMCHADLGVVTHVWREGNPVPWPDFGINRQCRDFGALMDFRDNTDIENSFDKFRFYKQRPNDSILLPMEEGMAELIASADEFRDGEYYKDLHIKGCT; this comes from the exons ATGGGAACATCCGCGAATAaggccgaagaagagatgcTAATTCTCAAATTTGACGAAGAAAGTACACTAGAACGACAGCCGTCTAGATTGGAGTTACGAATTTGCGATCTAGTTCCGAAATTCTCCGCCAATGCTTCTGGCTATCTTATAATATTCCTTCTAAATTTAGCTTGCTCCGCACTAATTCTGCAGTTTTACAGCAGTTATTACACCTCAATGGAAAACGAGCCATGGGAATACTATT CTCCCATTCTCAACTATATTAAGCTGCCATTCCGGACAAAGCAAATTAGCGCCAGATTATTCCCGGAGTCATCCGATCCAATGGCTATCTTTGCTGCACCCCCAAGCAAAGAGGTGGATGATGCATGGAGCAAAGTGTCTCGCAATATGATTTTTGGCCTTACACGCCAAGATCTCTTACGTCTCGGTAAAGACCCCGCTACAGCCGTGAAGTATAGCCCAGATTGGAATATCTCCAATGGAGAGGAGCGGTACCTCGGGGTTCTGGACGCTTTCCACCAAGTACATTGCCTAAACATGCTGCGCCAGAATCTCATTATAAACTACGATTATTACTGGGGCAAAGTTTTTGGATTCAGGCCTGAGGCTTTTCGCGAGAGGCATTTGAGTCACTGCACATCGATTTTGCTGCAAAACATCATGTGCCACGCAGATTTGGGTGTTGTTACCCATGTCTGGCGAGAGGGCAACCCCGTTCCGTGGCCGGACTTTGGGATAAACCGACAGTGCAGGGACTTTGGCGCTTTAATGGATTTTCGGGATAACACAGATATAGAGAATTCATTTGATAAGTTTCGTTTCTACAAACAGCGTCCGAACGATTCAATCTTGTTGCCAATGGAAGAAGGCATGGCAGAGTTAATCGCTAGCGCAGATGAGTTTAGAGACGGCGagtattataaagatttgCACATCAAAGGTTGCacttga
- a CDS encoding uncharacterized protein (EggNog:ENOG41~MEROPS:MER0006204), protein MTPDIENCFKASIDANKIHGAVLCATDAKSHFVYNNALGKRTLLSGEKKPQRLDDILCLGLCTSLVTTVAVLQCVEDGLLSLLSDLSLVVPELATKEVITGFTNIKDGGDPLFEPADTPITLEMLLTHSSGVGYDFLQEHVGRWRRKFAPVNPDKLQTVEETYSYPLGFQPGAGWMFGPGLDWVGRIVERVTGQKLGYYIQQRIFTPLGISDAQFYPITREDLRSRQVDLNPEDQDGYGKAVLGGGGVSNKCSKGHFGGHGLFMTGLDFTKILHSLLANDGKLLTTATVDEMFQDHLSPDARADLHSTLSGPLGPFFKADPDVETKMGHGLGGLLTMEDIQSGYGKGTLCWGGAMSLLWFIDRKNDLCGFGAIQATLAPGGTASIPVLKDTFRKDIYALHAAWKKAQDLG, encoded by the coding sequence ATGACTCCAGATATTGAAAATTGCTTTAAAGCATCTATTGATGCTAATAAAATCCATGGCGCCGTGCTTTGCGCTACTGATGCCAAGAGTCACTTTGTTTATAACAATGCCCTTGGCAAACGCACCTTGCTGTCAGGCGAGAAAAAACCACAGCGACTTGATGATATCCTATGTCTAGGCCTTTGCACCAGCCTGGTTACAACTGTTGCTGTTCTACAATGTGTAGAAGATGGACTACTCAGCTTGCTAAGCGACTTATCGTTAGTAGTACCGGAGCTGGCTACAAAGGAGGTCATAACGGGTTTTACCAATATCAAAGACGGCGGTGATCCGTTATTTGAGCCTGCAGATACTCCCATCACGCTTGAGATGTTGCTCACCCATAGCTCCGGCGTCGGTTACGACTTCCTCCAGGAGCATGTCGGCCGATGGCGCAGAAAGTTTGCCCCTGTCAATCCAGATAAGCTTCAGACCGTCGAGGAAACCTACAGTTACCCGCTCGGTTTTCAGCCTGGGGCTGGCTGGATGTTTGGTCCCGGGCTTGATTGGGTTGGTCGCATCGTGGAGCGAGTAACTGGCCAGAAACTTGGCTATTACATTCAACAGCGCATCTTTACCCCGCTGGGTATTTCGGATGCACAGTTCTACCCCATTACCCGAGAGGACTTGCGCAGCCGCCAGGTCGACTTGAATCCTGAAGACCAAGATGGCTATGGCAAGGCAGTGCTTGGGGGTGGCGGTGTGTCGAACAAGTGCTCTAAGGGTCACTTTGGTGGCCATGGACTCTTCATGACAGGCCTTGACTTCACCAAGATTCTGCACTCTTTGCTTGCTAATGACGGAAAATTGCTAACGACTGCCACTGTCGATGAAATGTTTCAAGATCATCTGAGCCCAGATGCAAGAGCTGATTTGCATTCCACTCTCTCTGGCCCACTTGGCCCCTTCTTTAAGGCGGATCCGGATGTCGAGACTAAGATGGGTCACGGGTTAGGCGGATTGCTCACCATGGAAGATATCCAGAGCGGATATGGCAAGGGTACGCTCTGCTGGGGAGGGGCTATGTCACTTTTGTGGTTTATCGACCGAAAAAATGATCTGTGCGGCTTTGGTGCTATTCAGGCTACATTGGCTCCTGGCGGTACCGCAAGCATCCCAGTGCTGAAAGATACGTTCCGAAAGGATATTTACGCTCTGCATGCTGCATGGAAGAAGGCGCAGGATTTGGGATGA